The DNA sequence AGACCACGTTGGTGTTATCCCGGGCATTGAGCAGTACCTGGCTGAATTCACCAGCGAGAAAGCCTGGGGCGAAGACGGCTACCTGGCGGAGAAAGGTATGATCCCGATGAACAGCTCTCTGCGTAAGCAAACTGCAGCTGATGTTCGCGGCATGAAAACTCTGAAGTCTCTGTAAGATTCTTCATCACAAGGCGCCTTGCGGAGGGCGCCTTGTAAGAAATGATCAATAAAAACTAATAACACACCGCAAAGAACTTGGCTCAGTGGGAATCTCACTGGGCCCTTTGTTTTATCGGTTATATGGTAAATGCCAGAGAATTTTGTACTGCTGTCTTAATGTCGACACAACCAGCCGACTATGATTGAGATCGCAGTCCCAAGTTTTTTGAAGGAACAGGCCTGAAATGCAAACAGCTAACTTGTTATTTTTGCTGCTAATTATGGCAGCAGTTGCCTACTACATGGGCCGGGGGCGTTCATACGCCATTGCTCGACCTATGGGTGGTATTCGTTACCTCAACTCACTACCGTTCTATTACGGAACCCAAACCGCAATCTGGTGTGCGGTACCCTCATTGATCCTGATGGGGGTCTGGTTGATGTTCGATGCCCCGATTATTGAGCATGTGGTACTGACCGGCCTGCCAGAGGCGTTGCAGCCGCATACTACCGCTGACCACAACCTGATGCTCAGCCGTATCAATAACATTGCCAGTGGAGCCCTGTCTTCTGCAGGTGAAGTGCCGGAAATTATCGCCGCTGCCGAGCGCCTTTCGAAATTGCGCAATACAGCGAGCTGGGTGATGACGGGGGCGGTGTTGTCGCTGGCAATCCTGGGTGGTTTCTGGGGTTGGGCCAAAGTCAGTGCCCAGTTCAAGGCGCGTAATCAGGTTGAAAAGGTGTTCAGTGCATCCCTGATGTTCTGCGCCATGATCGCCATCTTTACTACAGTGGGCATTGTGTTCTCAGTGTTGTTCGAAACCATTCACTTTATCAGTTTTGATGATGTTGAACTGCTCGACTTCCTATTTGGTTCTACCTGGAGCCCCCAGAGTGGTAAATACGGAGCTCTGCCACTCTTTGTCGGCACCCTGTTGATTTCATTTATTGCCATGCTGGTGGCAGTGCCAGTGGGGCTGATGTCAGCTATCTACCTGGCCGAGTATGCCCATCCCAAGCTTCGCAGCTTTATCAAGCCGACCCTGGAAATCCTTGCCGGTATCCCGACCGTTGTGTACGGCTTCTTTGCCGCACTGACTGTGGCCCCGTTCATTCGCGGTCTCGGTGAATCCATGGGTTTGAATGTGGCGTCAGAAAGTGCTCTTGCTGCTGGTGTGGTGATGGGGGTGATGATTATCCCATTTGTTTCATCTCTGTCCGATGATGTGATTCGTGCCGTCCCACAAGCGATGCGCGATGGATCGCTGGGTCTTGGCGCCACCAAGTCGGAAACTATCAAGCGAGTGATTTTCCCTGCCGCATTGCCCGGTATTGTTGGCGGAATTTTGTTGGCAGTTTCCCGCGCGATTGGCGAAACCATGATCGTGGTGATGGCCGCAGGCCTGGCCGCCAATATGACCGCAAACCCGTTGGAAGCGGTAACCACAGTAACGGTTCAAATTGTTCTGGCCCTGGTTGGTGACCAGGAGTTTAACAGTCCACAGACACTGGTGGCTTTTGCCCTCGGTCTGGTGCTGTTTGTGATTACCCTTGGACTGAACATGTTTGCCCAAAGAACGGTTAAGAAATACAGAGAGCAATATGACTGATCAGATGAAAAATTCAGCTGCGACCAGCAATATCGAGAAGGTCAATCGCACACTGGCTCGGCGCTACCGCTCCGAAAAAATGTTCAAGACTTTTGGTATTGCCTCTATTGCACTTGGTCTGTTGGCGGTAGTGGTACTGTTTACCGATATTATCAGCAAGGGTAGTGGCGCCTTTCGTCTCGCCAGCATTCAGTTGGAAGTACAGTACGACAAGGATGTATTGGGCCTGTACAGTACCGACGATGTGCTGGATAGCGAAAAACTGGCGCTGGCCAACTTTGACGGTGTGGTTAAAGATGCCCTGAAAAACCGCTTTCCAGAGGTTACCGGTCGAACCGCCAAGCGCCAGCTGTACTCAATGGCGAGTGTGGATTCCTCGTTTGTTTTGATGCGTCGTCTCGCCGACAATCCCAAACTGCTGGGAAAGAGTGAGACCATCTGGCTGTTGGCGGATGATGATGTAGACACTTACTACAAAAGTCTCGATGGCACACCGTTCACTGGAAAACTGTCTGAAAACCAGCAAGCCTGGGTTCAGGAACTGATAAAAGACGGTGATATCAAGCTGGAGTTCAACAGCAACTTCTTCAGCAATGGTAACTCCAGCGAGCCGGAATTGGCAGGTATCAAGGGTGCAGCACTGGGTTCGTTTTTTACCCTGTTGATTACCTTGGCATTGTCCTTCCCGATTGGTGTAGCAGCGGCGATTTACCTGGAAGAGTTCGCTCCCAAGAACAAGTTGACCGACTTTATCGAGGTAAACATCAACAACCTCGCAGCGGTACCATCGATTATCTTTGGTCTGTTGGGTTTGGCGATCTTTATCGGCTTCTTTGGTGTACCTCGCTCCACAGCAATTGTTGGTGGTCTGGTACTGACCTTGATGACCCTGCCGACCATCATTATTTCCAGCCGTGCGGCGATTAAGGCTGTTCCACCTTCTATTCGCGAAGCGGCAATTGGTATGGGTGCCTCGCCAATGCAGGTGGTGATGCATCACGTACTGCCGCTGGCACTGCCGGGCATGCTCACCGGTTCTATTATCGGTATGGCCCAGGCGCTGGGTGAAACTGCTCCGCTGCTGCTGATTGGCATGGTGGCATTCGTGGTGGATATTCCAGGTAGCTTAACCGACCCGGCTACCGTGCTTCCGGTACAGATCTACCTCTGGGCTGACATGCCAGAGCGGGCATTTATTGAAAAGACCTCAGCCGCCATCATGGTGCTGCTGGGCTTTCTGATTGTGATGAACACACTGGCTGTGGTACTGCGCAAACGCCTTGAGCGTCGCTGGTAAGCAATCATTCGTTTAGATAAGAGATATTCAGGTATAGTGCAATGAATACAGTAGCAACAGAACAGGCAGGCGACATGCTTCTCGATCGTTCCGGGTCTAAAGACGTGCTGAAGGGCCGTGAGGTTAAACACGGCGCCACAGTTGGCCAGGCGCTTGTTGATAACGCCAAGATGTCAGTACGCAACGCCAACGTGTTTTACGGCGAAAAGCAGGCCATTTTTGATGTAAACCTCGACATCGGCAAAAACGAAGTGATTGCCATGATCGGCCCATCCGGTTGTGGTAAATCCACATTCCTGCGCAGCTTGAACCGCATGAACGACACCGTAGAAAGCTGTCGTGTGTCTGGTGATTTGATGCTGGATGGCGAAAATATCTACGACAAGAAGATGGATGTGGTGGCACTGCGCGCCCGAATCGGTATGGTGTTCCAGAAGCCAAACCCGTTCCCGAAATCCATCTACGACAATGTTGCTTACGGACCACGTCTGCACGGTCTCGCCGACCGTCGTGCCGAACTGGACGAGATCGTTGAAACCAGCCTCAAGCGCGCATCTCTGTGGGATGAGGTTAAAGATCGACTGCATGCACCAGGCACAGGCCTGTCCGGTGGTCAGCAGCAGCGTCTGTGTATCGCCCGTGCCATTGCGGTAAGCCCGGAGGTAATCCTGATGGACGAACCCTGTTCAGCACTGGATCCGATTGCCACCGCACGCATTGAAGAGTTGATTGCCGAGCTGCGTGAAAACTACACCATCGCTATTGTGACCCACTCCATGCAGCAGGCCGCACGGGTTTCCCAGCGCACAGCCTACTTCCATCTGGGTCATCTGGTAGAAGTAAACAACACACAGAAAGTATTTACCGCTCCGGAGCATGAGCTGACCGAAGCATACATCACCGGTCGATTCGGTTAAGGGAGACAACCTATGGGTAATATGCATTTCGATACACACATCTCCCAGCAATTCAACGAAGAGCTGGAGAAGATCAAAACCCGCATGTTGGAAATGGGCGGGACAGTACAAAAGCAATTGGAAGACGCCGTTAGCGCTCTGGAAAATGCCGATTCGGAATTGGCTGAACACGTATTGAAGGTGGAAGAGCAGGTAGACGCTGCAGAAATCTCAATCGACGAAGCCTGTATTCTGCTGATCGCCCGTCGCCAGCCAGCCGCCAGTGATTTGCGCATGGTGATGGCAGTAAACAAAACCGTACGCGATCTGGAGCGTATCGGCGACGAAGCCAAGCGTATCGCCAAAATGGCAATAATGCTCAGTGAAGAGGGTTCTGCCCCACGCGGTTATGTGGAAATTCGCCACATCGCCAACGGCGTTCGCCATATGCTGGATCGTTCACTGGATGCCTTCGCACGCTACGATGTCGAATCTGCAGTAGCGACCCTGAAAGCAGATGAACAAGTGGATCTGGACTACAAAACATCACTTCGCGAATTGGTGACCTACATGATGGAAGATCCGCGCAGTATCGGTCGTGTGATGAGCATTATGTGGGCACTGCGCGCATTGGAGCGTGTTGGTGATCACTCCAAAAATATCTGCGAGCAAGTCGTATACCTGGTGAATGGTAAAGACATTCGCCACGGTCAACTGGATAAAATGGACGTTTGATAGTCAATTTACCAGGCATAAAAAAACCCGGCGAACGCCGGGTTTTTTGCTTTTAGAGGCTTTGTGTTATTTCAGCGACAGCGAAATTGCCTGGTTAGAGTGGCTCTATTATTGAGAGAGTAAAGTCATCAACTGTATTTTTTGTCGCTAAAAGTGCCGATCTTGCTCCTAATTTGAAGCTAAATCCGAGTGATGAGAGTTTTATGCCAGTAAGCTGCGTTTTTAAAGGCGACTGGTTGGAATCAGTTTGGATCAAACGAGGGGTGATTACGTAACTAATACGTCTAGCTGGGTGAGTTCTCCTTCCTTCAACTATCTTTGAGTGGTCAGGTAACACATGTCCAAGGGTCTAGGCTCGGTGGTAAAACTTGTGAAAGGCCGGGAGTGGCGAAACAAGAGGCAACTTGAACGACTGTTTGGCGAACACAGTCAGGCCTTGCTGTGCTTTATTCGGCAGAGAGCTGAATTGTGCGGGTTTGATCCTGAAGACTTGGTGCAGGAGGTGTTTACCCGATTGGCTTCAAGTCAGGAGCTGATGGACAAAATAAAGGACGGCTTGGTCAATACCCGTCCCTACCTGTTTCAAATGGCAAACAATTTGTTGGTTGATATGGTTCGCCGCAGTCACTCCCAAGCCCAATATGTTAGTGCGATTAAGCAGGAGGGTGGGGAATCCCATACTGGGGGGACAGAATTGGGCCCCGAAGCGGTGGTGATTGCCCAGAGAGATTTAGAAGTTCTGAAAAAAGTGATTATGGATTTAAAACCTACCTGGCGAGAGGCATTTCTGTTGAATCGGTTTGAAAATTTAAGCTACCCGGAAATAGCAAACCGTATGGGAGTGACCAGAAAACAGGTGGAAAATTTCATGGCTCGCGCACTGATTAGAATTCGACGTGCACAGGAAAAACTGGACAGGAGTCAGTAATGGACAAGGTCAGTGAAAAACTCAATCAATACCGGGTTGCCCGCGATATTTCTCGAGTGATGGCAAGTGAAGATGCTAATGAATGTATGGATTCATTGGCTGCTCGGGGTATCAATGACACTGAGATAAAAGAAGGTCTCGAAGCGACTTACCGTGGTTTGGCCGCCATGGAAAGCTTAAGGAATGACAGTGACATACAGGCGATCCTTAAGCGTTCGGCTGAAAGAAAGGGTGCCAGAGCCAGCCATGCCAGATATTGGATTGCAGCTGCCGCCATGCTGGTATTAACCGTATCAGCTCTATTCTTTGTCGGGCCTGTGGATGAGCAAAACTATAATGTTGATCGCTACCTGACCCGAGTAGGGGAAAGCCATTCCTATCTGTTGTCTGATGGCAGTAATTTACACCTCAATACAGGTACCGAAGTGCTGGTAGATATTAATGACAGCACAAGAGGGCTGACTCTCATTAGGGGAGAGGCTTTCTTTGAGGTTGCCAAAGACCCCGCCAGACCGTTTTATGTAGAAGTTAACGGTATCAGGGTCTCGGTATTGGGAACGGCGTTTAATGTTCGACGGGATAAAATCGGCCTGAGCATTAGCGTTACAGATGGTGAAGTTGCAGTTCACCCATCTGACGATCCTGTAATGACCGGATCAACCTTAATTCAGGATGAAGGTGATATCGTAGGATCTGCATCTGGTCAGTATCGATTGCAGGCGGGCTGGTCGGCGAAATTTGATGAGAAATATCAATTATCGACCAGCTTTACTGAGAATTTGGCGAGTTTAACGTCTTGGCGCACTGGTGTATTGAGCTTTGAGGGCGCAACATTGCTGGACGTTGTCAAAGAACTCAATCGTTACAGTCCAAAGAAAATCCTGATTGAAGATCCAGGCATCGTCGATAAAAAAATCAATGCAATTATTAAGACGGACAGCATCAATGAAGCATTGAAAGCCATCGAAATTGGTAATTCACTGAAGATTATTCACGAGTTTGACGCAATCGTTATTGTTGGCAGCCAGTAATTCAACTGGATGGAGCTGCCAGGCTGCGACGAAATCCAGCCGTTGTTGTCATATACTTTACACTTTGGGCGTAAAGAGTTTGGTGACGATGGTGCAGAGCAAAACTTTGCAACAAAAAGTTTTGACGGTGAGCGTGGCCTCAGCACTCTATTGTGCTTCTACCGGCCTTTGCTTGGGCGCCAAAGAACAAGTCCACTACCTGCAAATTAACCAGCAGAAAATCAATCACTCTTTCCTTCAAATAAGCAAAGCCTTCGATGTGCAGGTTGTGCTTTCAGAGGGCATTTCTGAGCAGATCAACCTTCCCGAGATCAAGGGAAATTACAGTCTTAGAGATGCATTGGAAAGGTTGCTGGTTGATAGCGGTCTTACCTATCAAATCGTTTCAAGTAAAACAGTTCTTATTACCCAAATAGGCAGTGTTGCTGGCCCAAATGAAGACGAGGCAGCAAAGCCGGGAGGGATCGAAGAGGTCATTGTTACCGGTAGCAGGATTCGGAATGCCAAACCAACCTCTCACTTACATGTTATTGATCGGTATGACATTGCCAGGTTGGGTGCTGCGTCAACAGCAGAAATTGTGGCTTCACTGCCTTATAACCTGAACAGCGTAAATCGGCTCTCTACCACAACCCACGGCGGTGACGATAGCACTCCGTTTGGCACATTGGGGGAGTCGGCGGCGAATCTGAGAGGAATGGGCCCGGAAGGTACATTGGTCCTGGTGGACGGGCGACGCCTCTCTTCATCGCCAGGATTTGAAGCGGATGGACGTATTAATCTGGGCACCATCCCGGTAGAGGCCATTGACCGTATAGAGGTTATGTTGGATGGAGCCTCTGCAATATACGGATCCGATGCTATAGCAGGTGTAATTAATATTGTGCTTCGTAAAGATTATGTCGGTGCTACTACAAAAGTGAGGTATGAGGAGAGCTCGCACAATGCAGATAACTTCAGCCTGAGTCAGATCTTTGGCTATTCATGGAGTTCGGGAAATGTTTTAGCGACGTTAGCTTATGCTGAATCCGAAGCCGTGAGAGCCAGGGATGCTGATTGGGAAACCGATGACTTGCGTTCACGAGGTGGGTTGGATTCGCGCTATTTAAGCGGCACTATCAGCGGTTATGTGGAATCAAGCACCGGCACATTTAATCCATTATTCAGTTACCTCAATCCAGAGGTGATAAATAATGACCGTTGGAGTTTGTCAGATTTACGCGAGGTGCCGACAACCAGTGATGAACGAGAGGCACAGAGACTACTGGTTGATGATCCGAAATTGGGGCTACTGGCTACGCCTGTTTCACAGTCGATATCAGCAACATTCGGATTCACGCAAGCGTTAACAGATGCCACTGAATTTTATGGTAATTTCATCTTTGATAAGGTGGAAGATAAGGCCTCCAGAGGGCCCATAAGTGTTTTCGGTGTTGATGTTCCAGCAACAAATCCATTTAACAAATTTGATACCAGCGTACGGGTAAATTATACCTTTTCAGATGAATACCTGAATCAGAATATGCGTGGTGTTGACCAGACCAATCAGCTGATCCGACTAAACGCTGATGCCGGGTTTCGAATTTCTTCAGGGTGGCGGAACTGGATGTTGGATGCCAGCATAGGTTATGGGGAATCTCGCAGTGATTACAATTTTTATGACATAAGTCCGTCAACATTCAATGAAGATTTTGCCAGTGCAGTTGCAGGTATAAAGTTGCAATATATAGCGGGGTCAGCGTCGCAATATCAAGCAGTACTGGATAGTAGTGGTAACCCCATACCCGTACCCGCGATCAATTTTTTTGAGCAAGGAAACAACGACGAGGGATTAAATCTTAATGCGCTGGTGAGAAGCCCTGCGGCAAGGCAGCCAAAAACCATTAATAAATACTATGACATCAGTGCCGATGGTGAACTCTTTGAGCTGCCGGGGGGAACTGTTCGCATGGCAATTAATATCAACTACCGAACTGAAATTCTGGACTGGAGCGATTCCGCAATACGTGTTGCTACGGTCGGAGCGGTTGATGACAAGCCAGGGCGAGATGTACTGGGATTTGGGATAGAATTTTCTATTCCCTTAGTGGGGGCAGAAAACTCACTCCTGTGGACGGAAGAGTTATTGTTATCGGCTGCAGCGCGATATGAAGACTACACATTCGAAGGTCGATTTTCAGGGGTGGACCAGCAAGAGGAAAAGAAATCCTTTAATGCCACCAGCCCGAGAGTGGGAATACATTGGAAAGTGAATCCTAAATGGACTGTAAGAGCGTCGTGGGGAAAATCATTTCGTGCGCCGTCACTCAGGTGGCTTTATGACGATCAACAACCGATTACAAGAACGGTCTCTGATTACTTTCACCCGGATCCGGAAAATGCACCGGGTTTTATATTTGTTCCAAGTATCAATGAAGGGTATGTTCTTACCGAAAATGTTCCGGGATTATTTGGAGGGAATCCCGATTTGAAGGCGGAAGAGGCGACCAATAAAACTGTGGGGATTATCTATCAATCAGAGGAAATAGAAGGGTTGGAAATTTCGGCTACCTGGAGTTCTATTGAATGGAAGAATAGAGTGACATTTTTGGCATTTAATAATCCAGTGGTGGCACAAAACCCACAACAATTTCCCGAGTTGGTGCAGCGTGATCCTGAAACGCAAGTTATTATATTTGCTGCCAACTTGCCCTTAAATATTGCCACGCGAATTAATGAAACACTCGATCTAGATTTTAAATACCGAAAAGAGACCCCAATAGGTGAGATAGATTTTGGCGTTTACGCCATTGAGACATTAACCCAGGAAGATCAATTGGTTCCGGGTGCTGAGCCGAAAGAGTTGGTGGGTTTTCAAAATGGTTCAGATCGATACCGAATACAGGCCTATACAGGCTGGCGCGGAGAAAATTCAGGCGTCACCCTGTGGGCAAATTGGCGCGGAGGATATAAATTGGTAGATATCGGTGGGTTCCCTACCGGGCTACCGAGGATGCCACACTCGACGACCTATGACCTGACCGGCTACGTTGAAGTCCCGAAATACGATCTGACGTGTAACTTCGGGGTAAAGAACCTATTGAACGAAAAGTTTGACTTTGTAAGTAATGTCATCGCTGGTCCATTCAGGGCGCCATGGGATCCTGCCAGGTTTGATCCCCGGGGCAGAATACTCTTCCTCGAACTCAGTAAAGAATTTTCCATTCAGTAATCGAAGGAAAGACAGACAGGCACAATTTCTGGCAACAACTCACCCAGACACGCTATTTCCCTCCAAATCCGCTATCTCCAACAGATCACTCCGCCTGTAAAGAAGCCCATCATGCATACAGTTATAAATTTTTAAAATATAGCGAGGGGTGTTTGAGGGCTGAACCCGTCTAGTGGCCGCATATGAGTAATTTCAATGCGCCAAGAGATTAAAACTAATAGGTGGGTAATATGAGAAAGAATCAGCTATTAACTCGCAAGCTTATGGCAGTAGCGGTGGCTTCCGCGTTGTCAGTAGGGCTTGCCAGCCAGGTTTTGGCAGAAGAGCAGGCTACACTCTCACTGGATATCAAAAAGCAGTCAATCAACAAGTCTCTGATGGACTTGACCAAATCCTCCGGCGTGCAGGTTGTTTTGTCCGAGGGGATCTCAGAAAACAAGGAGCTACATAGCATCAAGGGTGAATACAAACTGACCGATGCTTTGGGGAAAATGCTCGAAGGAACAGGCCTTTCGTACCAATTTATCTCTGACGAAACAGTCCTGATTACAGAAGACGGCGATGGCTCAGGAGATGGCGAGGGTAGTGCCGCTGAAAATAAGGAAGTTGAAGAGCTTGTCGTAACCGGTAGCCGAATCCGCAATACCAAACCCACCTCTCACGTCATTATGATGGATCGTGACTATATCGATCGGCTGGGTGCTGCAACAGCAGCTGACATTATTGCCTCGCTCCCACAGAACTTTAACGGGGTTAACCGCAGCTCGACAACGACTAATGGCGGTGAAAATGCCACCCCATTCGGTACGCTGGGTGAGTCCTCTGCCAACCTGAGGGGTGTTGGTGCTGAAGGTACCCTGGTATTGGTGAATGGCCGACGCACAGCTTCTTCACCGGGTTTTGAGGCCGATGGCCGCGTCAATCTGGGTACCATTCCAGCCGCTGCAATTGAGCGTGTTGAAGTGATGCTGGATGGTGCATCGGCCATTTACGGCTCGGATGCTATTGGTGGCGTGATCAACTTTATTATGCGTAAGGACTACGTAGGCGCTACCACCAAAGTGCGCTATGAAGACAGCGTCAATAATGCCGACAACTACTCATTGAGCCAAACTGTTGGGTTTTCCTGGGATTCCGGCAGCGTGTTGGGTACCCTGACTTACAGAGAAGAGGATGGCGTCAGCAGCTTTGATGCGGGCTGGGATACCAGCGACTGGCGCAGCCGCGGCGGTTATGATAACCGCAGAGTTACCAATCAGTTCTATGCGTATTATGATGCAAATGGTGTATACAACTATCTCGGTAACAGATACTTTGACCCCGCTTCTGCCGGAAAGTCATCCTATGATGTAAATACCGATCTTTTGGCTACCCCTACGGACCGAGATGCCGCTGCAGCACTCGGTTTGGTGCTTGACTATCCCAAGCTTAAACTGCAGGGAACGCCCACCACCAAAACCAAGTCGGCCACCCTCAATGTGCACCAGGACATTACGGATAACCTTGAGGTTTATGCTGATGTTCTCTTCTCCGAAGTGGACAACTATGCCATGAGAGGGCCGTTCGCTACTGGCTTCATTCGCATTCCTTCTACCAACCCGTTCAATAAATTTGGTGTAGATATACAGTCGTCAGGTTATTCATTTATCGATGAATACCTGAATGATGGCATGCGCGGTGCAGACCAATCGACCACTCAAACCCGGAAAGATTTCACGCTTGGCGTTAAATACGATCTCGGCATAAAGGACTGGCAACTGGACGCCTATGTAAGCCGCAGCACAGAGGAAAGTGAATACGTTTCTTATGCTGTCCCAACTCGTGTACCTGGAGAGGCCTGGTTTAGCGCCTTGCACGGTATTCAAATGGAGTTTGTCGGCTATAACGGCAATACTGCTGTGCATCAACCAGTGCTGGATGCCAATGGCAATACCATTGCTGTGCCGGCGTTTGACCCTTTTAACGGCAACCATGATCCGGATCTGAACCTGAATGATCTGCCGGTAAACAATGCCGGGTTTACACCGAAATCCATTACTGAACGCATCGATATCAGCGCAGACGGTGAGCTTTTCGAAATCCCCGGTGGTATTGTGAGGATGTCGGTAAACGCGAGTCATGGCCGGGATACCCTGGACTGGAGTGGTGCGCCAGTTCGAGTGAGTACAACTGGTGCCGTTGATGACAAGATGAAGCGCGATGTAACGGCGTTTGCGACGGAACTGTCCGTACCACTGGTTGGTGAAAACAATGCGCTGCCATTCATGGACTCGCTGGTACTGTCACTTGCCGCTCGTTACGATGATTACACCTTTACCGGCCATTTCTCCGGGGTTGGTCAGCCAGAAGAAGAGCGTTCATACGACAATATCAGTCCTCGAATTGGTCTTGCCTGGGAATTGTCTCCTGAGTTGACATTGCGCGCATCAAAAGGTGAGTCTTTCCTAACGCCATCCATGCGATGGATGTACGATGACCAACAGATATACCCTACAACCGTATATGATTACTTCCATCCGAGCCCCGAAACGGCGCCCAATGGTGTATACGTTGCGTCAATTGATTGGTGGTATGTGATCACCCCGAATGTGCCTATCGTTTTTGGCGGCAACCCGGACCTGAAGGCAGAAACATCGACTAACACCACGATCGGTTTTACTTATGAACCTGCGTTCCTTGAAGGATTGAAAATTTCCGCAAACTGGAACCAGATTGAGTGGGATGGACGTTTACAGCAGTTGCGTTACAACGATGTGGCAGTGGCACGTAACCCGGAATTGTTCCCGGATCTGGTCACCCGTGACCCTATTACCCAGGAAATCACCCGTGGTGCAACCATGCCGATCAATGCATACGCGCGCCTTAACGAGTCAATTGATTTGGATATCAGCTATCAGAGAGATACGGAAATCGGCTTCTTTGACTTCGGGTTGTATGCAGTTGAAACGCTTGTTCAACGAGATCAACTGGTTCCGACAATTGATCCCTACGAGCGTATTGGTCTGCAGAACGGTTCTGACCGCTACAAAGTACAGGGCCGCGCCAGCTGGAGTGGCGATAAGATGGGCTTCACCCTGTGGGCAAATTGGCGCGGTGGCTACAAGCTGGTCAACCGATTTGGTGATCCGGTAACGACCTTGCCAAGAATGCCTCATGCCACGACGTATGACCTGACCGGTCACTACGATATGCCT is a window from the Porticoccaceae bacterium LTM1 genome containing:
- the pstC gene encoding phosphate ABC transporter permease subunit PstC, with amino-acid sequence MQTANLLFLLLIMAAVAYYMGRGRSYAIARPMGGIRYLNSLPFYYGTQTAIWCAVPSLILMGVWLMFDAPIIEHVVLTGLPEALQPHTTADHNLMLSRINNIASGALSSAGEVPEIIAAAERLSKLRNTASWVMTGAVLSLAILGGFWGWAKVSAQFKARNQVEKVFSASLMFCAMIAIFTTVGIVFSVLFETIHFISFDDVELLDFLFGSTWSPQSGKYGALPLFVGTLLISFIAMLVAVPVGLMSAIYLAEYAHPKLRSFIKPTLEILAGIPTVVYGFFAALTVAPFIRGLGESMGLNVASESALAAGVVMGVMIIPFVSSLSDDVIRAVPQAMRDGSLGLGATKSETIKRVIFPAALPGIVGGILLAVSRAIGETMIVVMAAGLAANMTANPLEAVTTVTVQIVLALVGDQEFNSPQTLVAFALGLVLFVITLGLNMFAQRTVKKYREQYD
- the pstA gene encoding phosphate ABC transporter permease PstA is translated as MTDQMKNSAATSNIEKVNRTLARRYRSEKMFKTFGIASIALGLLAVVVLFTDIISKGSGAFRLASIQLEVQYDKDVLGLYSTDDVLDSEKLALANFDGVVKDALKNRFPEVTGRTAKRQLYSMASVDSSFVLMRRLADNPKLLGKSETIWLLADDDVDTYYKSLDGTPFTGKLSENQQAWVQELIKDGDIKLEFNSNFFSNGNSSEPELAGIKGAALGSFFTLLITLALSFPIGVAAAIYLEEFAPKNKLTDFIEVNINNLAAVPSIIFGLLGLAIFIGFFGVPRSTAIVGGLVLTLMTLPTIIISSRAAIKAVPPSIREAAIGMGASPMQVVMHHVLPLALPGMLTGSIIGMAQALGETAPLLLIGMVAFVVDIPGSLTDPATVLPVQIYLWADMPERAFIEKTSAAIMVLLGFLIVMNTLAVVLRKRLERRW
- the pstB gene encoding phosphate ABC transporter ATP-binding protein PstB; this translates as MSVRNANVFYGEKQAIFDVNLDIGKNEVIAMIGPSGCGKSTFLRSLNRMNDTVESCRVSGDLMLDGENIYDKKMDVVALRARIGMVFQKPNPFPKSIYDNVAYGPRLHGLADRRAELDEIVETSLKRASLWDEVKDRLHAPGTGLSGGQQQRLCIARAIAVSPEVILMDEPCSALDPIATARIEELIAELRENYTIAIVTHSMQQAARVSQRTAYFHLGHLVEVNNTQKVFTAPEHELTEAYITGRFG
- the phoU gene encoding phosphate signaling complex protein PhoU; this encodes MGNMHFDTHISQQFNEELEKIKTRMLEMGGTVQKQLEDAVSALENADSELAEHVLKVEEQVDAAEISIDEACILLIARRQPAASDLRMVMAVNKTVRDLERIGDEAKRIAKMAIMLSEEGSAPRGYVEIRHIANGVRHMLDRSLDAFARYDVESAVATLKADEQVDLDYKTSLRELVTYMMEDPRSIGRVMSIMWALRALERVGDHSKNICEQVVYLVNGKDIRHGQLDKMDV
- a CDS encoding sigma-70 family RNA polymerase sigma factor — encoded protein: MSKGLGSVVKLVKGREWRNKRQLERLFGEHSQALLCFIRQRAELCGFDPEDLVQEVFTRLASSQELMDKIKDGLVNTRPYLFQMANNLLVDMVRRSHSQAQYVSAIKQEGGESHTGGTELGPEAVVIAQRDLEVLKKVIMDLKPTWREAFLLNRFENLSYPEIANRMGVTRKQVENFMARALIRIRRAQEKLDRSQ
- a CDS encoding FecR domain-containing protein produces the protein MDKVSEKLNQYRVARDISRVMASEDANECMDSLAARGINDTEIKEGLEATYRGLAAMESLRNDSDIQAILKRSAERKGARASHARYWIAAAAMLVLTVSALFFVGPVDEQNYNVDRYLTRVGESHSYLLSDGSNLHLNTGTEVLVDINDSTRGLTLIRGEAFFEVAKDPARPFYVEVNGIRVSVLGTAFNVRRDKIGLSISVTDGEVAVHPSDDPVMTGSTLIQDEGDIVGSASGQYRLQAGWSAKFDEKYQLSTSFTENLASLTSWRTGVLSFEGATLLDVVKELNRYSPKKILIEDPGIVDKKINAIIKTDSINEALKAIEIGNSLKIIHEFDAIVIVGSQ